The following proteins are co-located in the Castanea sativa cultivar Marrone di Chiusa Pesio chromosome 8, ASM4071231v1 genome:
- the LOC142606930 gene encoding alpha-galactosidase 1-like yields the protein MERSMGACLVVAVLMMVISGSTTVSAEGKNSKFQYYSQRHRRNLLANGLGLTPQMGWNSWNHFQCNIDEKVIKETADALVSTGLAKLGYIYVNIDDCWAEIHRDDNGELLPRNSTFPSGIKGVADYVHSKGLKLGIYSDSGYYTCSRTMPGSLGHEERDAKTFASWGVDYLKYDNCYNDGTKPTVRYPVMTRALMKAGRPIFFSLCEWGDLHPALWGSKVGNSWRTTNDIADNWTSMISRIDANEVYADYARPGGWNDPDMLEVGNGGMTNDEYVAHFSLWAISKAPLILGCDVRNMTKETFDIISNKEVIAVNQDRLGVQGKKVRMEGDIENWAGPLSGYRFALVLLNLGPVRRSITSLWEDIGIPENSVVVARDVWEHKTLKARFVGNLTATVPSHGCKMFVLKPIA from the exons ATGGAGAGATCTATGGGTGCTTGTTTAGTTGTGGCGGTGTTGATGATGGTGATCAGTGGTAGTACTACTGTTTCTGCTGAGGGTAAGAATAGCAAATTCCAGTACTACAGCCAGAGACACAGGAGAAATCTGCTTGCCAATGGCCTTGGCTTGACTCCTCAAATGGG GTGGAATAGTTGGAATCACTTCCAATGCAACATCGATGAGAAAGTCATCAAAGAAACTG CTGATGCTCTGGTCTCCACTGGTCTTGCCAAGCTTGGATATATCTACGTTAATATAG ATGATTGCTGGGCTGAAATACATCGTGATGACAAT gGTGAATTATTGCCTAGGaattcaacatttccatctggCATTAAAGGTGTTGCAGATTACGTTCACAGCAAGGGCCTTAAGTTAGGAATCTACTCAGATTCAGG GTATTATACTTGTAGCAGAACTATGCCTGGTTCACTTGGTCACGAGGAGCGAGATGCCAAAACTTTTGCTTCATGG GGTGTTGATTATTTGAAGTATGATAACTGTTACAATGATGGAACAAAGCCAACTGTTAG ATACCCTGTAATGACTAGGGCACTAATGAAAGCAGGTCGTCCAATCTTTTTCTCACTTTGTGAATG GGGGGACTTGCACCCTGCTCTATGGGGTTCTAAGGTTGGAAATAGCTGGAGAACTACTAATGACATTGCTGATAATTGGACCAG TATGATCTCTAGAATAGATGCAAATGAAGTATATGCTGATTATGCTAGGCCCGGTGGTTGGAATG ATCCTGACATGCTTGAGGTGGGAAATGGAGGGATGACAAATGATGAATATGTAGCGCACTTTAGTTTATGGGCTATTTCCAAG GCTCCCCTCATCCTTGGTTGCGATGTGAGGAACATGACAAAAGAGACATTTGATATCATTTCCAATAAAGAGGTTATTGCAGTTAATCAAG ATCGACTTGGTGTACAAGGTAAAAAGGTTAGGATGGAAGGTGATATTGAG AATTGGGCGGGGCCTCTTTCGGGTTATAGGTTTGCTCTAGTTCTGCTCAACCTAGGCCCTGTGCGTCGTTCAATTACAAGCCTTTGGGAAGACATTGGAATCCCTGAAAACAGTGTTGTTGTAGCAAGAGATGTTTGGGAG CACAAGACACTGAAGGCACGATTCGTTGGAAACTTGACAGCCACCGTGCCATCTCACGGATGCAAAATGTTTGTGTTGAAGCCAATTGCTTGA
- the LOC142606931 gene encoding uncharacterized protein LOC142606931, with the protein MLCSIYYHPCPELSVCPPPPSVYINKKKQISLFPISSSSSSWVSNNESGGTASTSKNSSSSSSSRREIEVTTGSSARGRRLLKIREEKRKRQLDNLHNYPAWAKVLEDACKHDHELRAILSDSIGNPDLMRKRVEERVRKKGQDFHKSKTGSILAFKVSFRDFNPLDSYIWFELYGAPSDRDVDLIGGVIQSWYVLGRLGAFNSANLQLANSSMEYNPLYDANKGFNVMPSSFHDISDVEFQDNWGRFWVDLGTSDYFAIDVLLNCLTVLSSDYLGIQQIVFGSRCMGDWEEGMTNPDFGYKYFKI; encoded by the exons ATGTTGTGCTCAATTTATTATCATCCATGCCCAGAACTATCAGTCTGCCCTCCCCCTCCCTCTGTGTATATCAATAAGAAGAAGCAAATATCTTTGTTTCcgatatcttcttcttcttcttcttgggttTCCAATAATGAGTCTGGGGGAACCGCAAGTACAAGTAAaaacagtagtagtagtagtagtagtagaagaGAAATTGAAGTAACGACAGGAAGCAGCGCTCGAGGGCGCAGATTGCTGAAGATTCGAGAAGAGAAGAGGAAGCGCCAACTTGACAACCTTCACAACTATCCTGCCTGGGCCAAAGTTCTTGAAGATGCTTGCAAACATGACCATGAGCTCCGTGCCATTCTCTCTGATTCCATCGGCAACCCGGACCTCATGCGCAAACGG GTTGAAGAGAGAGTTCGGAAGAAGGGTCAAGACTTTCACAAATCAAAAACGGGTTCCATCCTTGCCTTCAAAGTCAGCTTTAGAGA CTTCAATCCTCTTGATTCTTACATTTGGTTTGAATTGTATGGAGCACCATCTGATCGGGATGTTGACCTTATTGGTGGT GTAATTCAGTCATGGTATGTTCTGGGGCGCTTGGGAGCTTTTAATTCTGCTAATCTACAG CTGGCTAATTCATCGATGGAGTACAATCCCCTTTATGATGCAAATAAGGGTTTCAATGTGATGCCATCTTCATTTCATGATATCAGTGATGTTGAGTTTCAAGATAACTGGGGTCGTTTTTG GGTAGACCTTGGAACTTCTGATTATTTTGCCATTGATGTACTCCTCAACTGCTTGACAGTCTTAAGTTCAGA TTATTTAGGCATTCAACAGATAGTTTTTGGCAGTCGATGCATGGGTGACTGGGAAGAGGGGATGACAAACCCTGATTTTGGATACAAGTACTTCaagatttaa